The proteins below come from a single Tigriopus californicus strain San Diego chromosome 3, Tcal_SD_v2.1, whole genome shotgun sequence genomic window:
- the LOC131877636 gene encoding hillarin-like, with protein MLSSLKSSTTPMTSRSSILETSGGKRESKHFQSLQIFTSYAEPGLNEFLTRKEQIELENKQKDEEDRLYRKFLEGRREEEEKIKNMDEEEREVYLFQLNRDERSKVIKLTEKHCKQMMDMIYRKKMAYFEKGGDEDWKAILARSYPRDPPEVEPPVYNKEQVYENNYDVFEEVDATAIRIAHDDYKLFSNLVRDLIEGYTSDLEKARVLFRYMTERKFSHESWFLYYPEEGNKRGAPTQLMRGVEFGLETKALLFKRLCAYAGLHCSVIKGYSKATDYLPGEEFVDSSYRNSWNSVFVAGGWRLIQANWGMMSVNNKMARETRQIYQDHYFLTDPDKFIFEFYPIDEKWQLMEQSITLQEFEDLPLLRSTFFHYNLGLEGNAASVLDCDELGQARVRILAPPDVSFHYEVSFFKSGNTAVTVEGEMGKVPLGRFLMMSTEDEMTVFQFHAPQKGTYLLDIFCAVSPTYEQCLTEEPIKYVNICRFKLNCHGVDKPNVALPDCAPGEWGPTKAVKLIGLIPLSHLYPVINAAPDTNVNLKEEKPLTLNMEFEMTKLMLDFVIRLHKNGDRPYDERGKKRDARYRIKDEKYLLVDIKVPQEGQYGLDIFARERWEEKMVHCCKYLINCDV; from the exons ATGTTGTCCTCGTTAAAGAGCTCGACCACGCCAATGACCTCGAGATCGTCGATCCTGGAGACTTCCGGGGGAAAACGTGAATCGAAACATTTCCAGAGCTTACAAATCTTTACCAGCTATGCCGAACCTGGTCTGAACGAGTTCCTAACCCGCAAGGAACAGATCGAATTGGAGAACAAACAAAAGGATGAAGAGGATCGGCTTTACAG AAAGTTTTTGGAAGGTCGCcgggaagaagaggaaaagatcaaaaacatGGACGAGGAGGAACGAGAAGTCTACTTGTTCCAATTGAATCGAGACGAGCGTTCCAAAGTGATCAAATTGACGGAAAAACATTGCAAACAGATGATGGATATGATCTACAGGAAAAAGATGGCTTATTTTGAGAAGGGCGGGGATGAAGATTGGAAAGCCATCCTGGCCCGAAGCTACCCAAGAGACCCGCCCGAGGTCGAACCTCCCGTCTACAACAAGGAGCAGGTCTATGAAAACAACTATGACGTCTTCGAAGAGGTCGATGCTACGGCCATTAGGATTGCTCATGACGACTACAAGCTTTTTAGCAATCTAGTCCGAGATCTCATCGAGGGCTACACTTCCGATCTGGAAAAGGCCAGGGTTCTTTTCAG ATATATGACCGAACGAAAATTCAGCCACGAGTCATGGTTCTTATATTACCCCGAAGAGGGCAATAAACGAGGAGCTCCCACTCAACTGATGCGAGGAGTCGAATTTGGACTCGAAACCAAGGCACTTCTGTTCAAGAGATTGTGCGCCTATgctggacttcattgctcg GTCATCAAAGGGTACAGCAAGGCCACGGATTATCTTCCAGGAGAGGAATTCGTGGATAGCTCATATCGAAACAGTTGGAACTCGGTTTTTGTCGCTGGTGGCTGGAGATTGATCCAAGCCAATTGGGGCATGATGAGCGTTAATAACAAG ATGGCGAGGGAGACTCGGCAAATTTACCAAGACCACTATTTCCTCACCGACCCAGACAAATTCATCTTTGAGTTCTACCCGATCGACGAGAAATGGCAGCTCATGGAACAATCGATCACTCTTCAAGAATTCGAGGATCTGCCCTTACTCCGctccactttttttcattacaaCCTCGGCTTAGAGGGCAATGCGGCCTCGGTTCTGGATTGCGATGAATTGGGCCAAGCGAGAGTGAGGATCTTGGCCCCACCCGATGTCAGTTTCCATTACGAAGTGTCCTTCTTTAAGTCGGGCAACACCGCCGTCACTGTCGAGGGCGAAATGGGCAAAGTTCCTTTGGGTCGATTTCTCATGATGTCTACGGAGGACGAAATGACCGTGTTCCAATTTCACGCCCCTCAGAAAGGGACCTATCTTTTGGACATATTCTGCGCTGTCTCGCCCACCTATGAGCAGTGTCTAACCGAGGAACCTATCAAATATGTCAATATTTGTCGATTTAAACTCAATTGCCATGGAGTGGATAAG CCTAATGTTGCTCTTCCGGATTGTGCCCCAGGAGAATGGGGTCCAACAAAGGCCGTCAAATTGATAGGATTGATCCCACTGAGCCATTTGTACCCAGTCATCAATGCGGCTCCCGATACCAATGTCAATCTCAAGGAGGAGAAGCCCTTGACTCTCAACATGGAGTTTGAAATGACCAAGCTCATGTTGGACTTTGTCATTCGCCTTCATAAAAATGGAGATCGCCCCTACGACGAG AGGGGGAAAAAGCGCGACGCTCGATACCGAATTAAGGACGAAAAATACTTACTAGTGGATATCAAGGTCCCTCAAGAAGGTCAATATGGATTGGATATCTTTGCCCGAGAGCGTTGGGAAGAAAAAATGGTGCATTGCTGCAAATACCTTATCAACTGTGATGTCTAA
- the LOC131877637 gene encoding kelch-like protein 18, with product MVCTLTSLCQSVLILISLAKLGTALPRLRKAPEECPLQNGNLLDTILFVQSSEECEEMCSNSEKCLFFYYYAGSGSNQVDATNQPAQCFLYDQCNRKVMKATNICPLNRENTVKVQAFVRREKDCEISCSNNDLCGYYKHFPEKDEHQSMMCYHLKSCSPRVIKNQECPLEKNNYIDHTLFTDSTEQCKIKCEDTPGCRFYYWYPIDYSPAPKYCYLFRSCEGGAAEPHVAMVAVGRHPGHYFLGSKEAESIDIVRHSTVCGEAVPANATEVGRAAAVSEFVNRQVLICGGKDHRGQIRSDCLAYDPKTHAWSDHSNLNEAREEAASVRLGQTMYILGGFVNGSRMAGSEKLAKGDGNVWSTGPALPEPRSRFCAVRLSKTMFAVIGGDTEEVAATSDMKTFDVETNEFVTQPSMTQARKDHACLVVEINDKKGIVVTGGVDENDNLLKSAEWYSLEEETWTSLSPMTIGRTEHGMALIGGRATVIGGVSDDEFLSSIEVLDNSADAESPLGMDFGSVAHGLTRPRYDFVVTEVPLSALAANERNLALCHDDAVLTSAFIK from the exons ATGGTTTGCACTTTGACTTCGCTTTGCCAAAGCGTGTTAATATTGATCTCCTTGGCCAAACTGGGCACTGCATTACCCCGGCTTCGAAAAGCTCCTGAAGAATGCCCGCTCCAGAACGGAAATCTCTTGGATACGATCTTATTCGTTCAAAGCTCCGAGGAATGCGAGGAGATGTGCTCCAACAGCGAGAAATGCCTCTTCTTCTACTACTATGCGGGCTCAGGTTCCAATCAAGTTGATGCCACGAATCAACCAGCTCAATGCTTTCTTTACGACCAATGCAACCGGAAGGTCATGAAGGCCACAAATATTTGCCCACTTAATCG GGAAAATACGGTGAAAGTTCAAGCCTTTGTAAGGCGAGAAAAGGATTGCGAAATATCTTGCTCCAATAACGATCTCTGTGGGTACTACAAGCACTTTCCGGAGAAGGATGAACATCAATCCATGATGTGCTATCACCTTAAGAGCTGTTCTCCCCGTGTCATCAAGAACCAGGAATGCCCGTTGGAGAAAAACAACTACATTGATCACACATTGTTCACAGACTCCACTGAGCAATGTAAAATCAA GTGCGAAGACACCCCTGGCTGTCGATTCTATTACTGGTATCCCATTGACTACAGTCCAGCCCCCAAATACTGCTACCTCTTTCGAAGTTGCGAGGGTGGAGCTGCTGAGCCTCACGTGGCAATGGTGGCCGTCGGCAGGCATCCCGGTCATTACTTTCTAGGATCCAAGGAAGCCGAATCCATTGACATTGTTCGCCACAGCACGGTCTGCGGAGAGGCTGTGCCCGCAAATGCAACCGAGGTTGGTAGAGCAGCCGCCGTGTCCGAGTTCGTCAACCGACAGGTATTGATTTGCGGCGGGAAAGATCATCGAGGTCAAATCCGATCGGATTGTCTTGCCTACGATCCCAAGACCCATGCGTGGAGTGACCACAGCAACTTAAACGAGGCGAGAGAGGAGGCTGCGAGCGTTCGACTGGGTCAGACTATGTACATTCTGGGTGGGTTTGTCAATGGTTCCCGCATGGCTGGATCCGAGAAGTTGGCCAAAGGTGATGGCAACGTGTGGTCCACCGGACCAGCTTTGCCCGAGCCCAGGTCTCGATTCTGTGCTGTACGCTTAAGCAAGACCATGTTTGCCGTGATTGGGGGTGACACCGAGGAAGTTGCGGCCACATCTGACATGAAAACGTTCGACGTCGAGACCAACGAATTCGTCACCCAACCAAGTATGACTCAAGCGCGAAAAGACCATGCCTGTCTGGTTGTGGAGATCAACGACAAGAAAGGAATCGTGGTGACCGGGGGTGTGGATGAAAACGACAATCTGTTGAAATCGGCCGAGTGGTATTCCTTGGAGGAAGAAACTTGGACTAGCCTCTCTCCCATGACTATCGGAAGGACCGAGCACG GCATGGCCTTGATTGGTGGACGAGCCACTGTCATTGGTGGTGTTTCCGACGATGAGTTCCTCTCATCCATTGAGGTCTTGGACAACTCGGCCGATGCAGAGTCTCCCTTGGGAATGGACTTTGGATCCGTGGCCCACGGCTTGACCCGACCAAGATATGATTTTGTCGTGACGGAGGTGCCTTTGTCAGCTTTGGCCGCCAACGAGCGCAATCTGGCTTTGTGCCACGATGACGCTGTGCTGACCAGCGCATTCATCAAATGA
- the LOC131878391 gene encoding erlin-like, which yields MNDLSQEDKPNESRKPPQTVASQINPCCDLVTGGSRFKKDSPSSVVIRLTGECELLAFKRSRYKPLVEGVCSTRNFVPRGQPLTIQENICQEKPPSGQKHLPLTSSGLPNLDNESVIRSTDEGIASASSTISLGLNTHSLEDSIPLKSTPRVNYSTSFEIGKTLAKSAKGHRSASGIQSHPVYLVVSERGNPFERLHQAKGIRNVISQVQDVNDILKRLSNMGDEEDSSFSLGLDQFCTTRKKLWTICSVVAAILAFIVSIVAGSIHKVHEGNVGIYFKHGALLDHFSLPGIHLKAPFVTDVKEVSVRPETDTLPDFNTVTKDGIQNTFFEVQVISDVSMQQIVALIRKFGMNYKQALVFDRIKEELRIFCANHTVDEVYNEKFLDIVQAVKTRTEEKIKRLGMDGIKILNLVIPKPDIPPDIVSNYKAVKVQWTEQLVATQLQRTEQIRKETESMKAVADANRQKAVLEIELQKHVLMKEGEKDVSLLDNEIVRKREESNADVEAYKKIKDAEGNAVLFTKEYVQLEMAKALSNNTKYYFSGEQSVLGALLNRVLGKDTET from the exons ATGAATGACTTGTCGCAAGAAGACAAACCCAATGAGTCAAGGAAACCACCTCAAACTGTTGCTTCTCAAATCAATCCTTGTTGTGATCTTGTCACAGGCGGCTCTCGTTTCAAAAAGGACAGTCCATCAAGTGTGGTCATCCGGTTGACGGGAGAATGCGAGCTTCTGGCCTTCAAGAGATCTCGATATAAGCCATTGGTGGAGGGTGTTTGCTCAACTCGAAACTTTGTGCCACGGGGTCAGCCTTTAACGATCCAAGAAAATATCTGTCAAGAAAAACCACCATCAGGTCAAAAGCACTTACCCTTGACGTCCTCTGGTCTCCCGAACTTGGACAACGAAAGTGTCATTCGCTCCACTGACGAGGGTATTGCATCGGCTTCATCTACTATTTCATTGGGTCTGAATACTCACTCCTTGGAGGATTCAATTCCATTAAAATCGACACCTCGGGTGAACTATTCTACCTCGTTCGAGATCGGAAAAACTTTGGCGAAATCAGCCAAAGGACATCGTAGTGCTAGTGGTATTCAATCCCATCCGGTGTATTTGGTTGTTTCGGAGCGAGGAAACCCGTTTGAAAGATTGCACCAGGCCAAGGGGATCAGAAACGTCATCAGCCAAGTCCAAGACGTGAATGACATTTTGAAGAGACTCTCAAACATGGGCGATGAAGAGgattcatcattttccttgGGACTAGACCAATTTTGCACCACACGAAAGAAGCTGTGGACGATTTGCAGTGTTGTGGCCGCCATCCTTGCGTTCATAGTCTCGATTGTGGCGGGTTCCATTCACAAAGTCCATGAAGGAAATGTGGGGATCTACTTTAAACACGGGGCTCTCTTGGACCATTTCTCTCTCCCTGGCATTCATTTGAAGGCGCCTTTTGTCACGGATGTTAAGGAAGTGAGCGTGAGACCTGAGACAGACACTTTGCCGGATTTCAACACGGTCACGAAAGACGGCATTCAAAACACATTCTTTGAAGTTCAG GTCATTTCAGACGTGAGCATGCAACAAATCGTGGCCCTCATCAGAAAATTTGGAATGAATTACAAGCAAGCTCTTGTGTTCGATCGAATCAAAGAGGAGCTCCGGATATTTTGTGCCAATCACACCGTGGACGAGGTGTACAATGAAAAGTTTCTGGACATTGTGCAGGCCGTCAAGACCAGAACGgaagaaaaaatcaaaag GCTGGGCATGGACGGGATCAAGATCCTGAACTTGGTCATTCCCAAACCCGATATCCCGCCCGATATCGTGAGCAACTACAAAGCCGTCAAGGTTCAATGGACTGAGCAATTGGTCGCCACGCAGCTACAAAGGACCGAGCAGATCCGAAAAGAAACCGAGTCAATGAAGGCCGTGGCCGATGCCAACCGACAAAAGGCCGTCTTGGAGATCGAGCTCCAGAAGCATGTCCTCATGAAGGAAGGTGAGAAGGATGTCAGTCTCTTGGACAATGAGATCGTCAGGAAGAGGGAGGAAAGCAATGCTGACGTGGAGGCATACAAGAAAATCAAGGATGCAGAAGGCAATGCCGTTCTGTTCACCAAAGAGTACGTCCAATtggaaatggccaaggccTTGTCTAATAACACCAAATACTACTTCTCGGGCGAGCAGAGTGTGTTGGGTGCACTCCTCAATCGGGTCCTAGGCAAGGACACCGAAACGTGA
- the LOC131877892 gene encoding lipase 3-like, with translation MSWSNSKSQAFWVLAALISLGGPTFGSRLPLHVERERIDEIVRRFETVEQHSNKLEQPELRHDLDVPIMIAREGYPVETHTVVTEDCYILEMHRIPHGKNNAPTGPGDVRPAVYLQHGLLCSSADWVMGIPEKSLGYILADEGYDVWLGNYRGNYYSREHCELNPNKEEFWHFSWDEMGKYDIPAMVDKVISATGHQKIHYVGHSMGTTGFMVTMNKRPEYAEKIMMANLLAPVAFVEHMKSPIRLIAPFVDEIEWIADFLGLGEFLPSSGFMDLIADIFCDGGWLQGICESVLFLMCGFDEAQVNETLLDTIIHHTPAGASTFTVIHYAQEVNSGGFNAYDFGKEDNQEIYGSDHPPPYSLADVTVPVSLYWGQNDWLAQPADILTLLTRLPNVYDNYEVPYPNWNHLDFLWGIDANTLVYPQVISNMARAEAEFGGVKS, from the exons ATGAGTTGGTCCAACTCAAAAAGCCAGGCCTTTTGGGTCTTGGCGGCCTTGATTAGTCTAGGAGGTCCGACTTTTGGCTCTCGGTTACCACTTCATGTGGAACGTGAACGAATCGATGAGATCGTCAGGAGGTTTGAAACAGTGGAACAACATTCCAACAAACTCGAGCAGCCTGAGCTCAGACATGATTTGGACGTG CCCATTATGATTGCTCGGGAAGGTTATCCCGTGGAAACCCATACCGTGGTGACCGAAGATTGCTATATCCTGGAAATGCACCGAATTCCCCATGGGAAGAACAATGCCCCCACTGGTCCGGGCGATGTAAGGCCCGCTGTCTACCTTCAGCATGGCCTTTTGTGTTCCTCGGCTGATTGGGTCATGGGCATCCCGGAGAAGTCCTTgg GTTACATTCTGGCCGATGAAGGATACGACGTTTGGTTGGGAAATTACAGAGGCAACTACTACAGTCGAGAACATTGTGAGCTCAATCCCAACAAGGAGGAGTTTTGGCATTTCAG TTGGGATGAAATGGGCAAATACGATATTCCGGCTATGGTGGATAAAGTCATCTCCGCCACTGGTCATCAGAAGATTCATTACGTGGGCCACTCCATGGGCACCACTGGCTTTATGGTGACCATGAACAAGCGCCCTGAATATGCAGAGAAGATCATGATGGCCAACCTTTTGGCTCCCGTGGCTTTTGTCGAGCACATGAAGAGCCCAATCAGATTGATTGCGCCTTTCGTCGACGAAATCGAG TGGATCGCCGACTTCTTGGGCTTGGGCGAATTCCTGCCCAGTTCCGGTTTCATGGATCTGATTGCCGACATCTTTTGTGATGGCGGTTGGCTCCAAGGAATTTGCGAGTCTGTTTTGTTCTTGATGTGTGGCTTTGATGAGGCCCAAGTCAACGAAACTCTTTTGGATACCATTATTCATCACACCCCTGCTGGAGCGTCGACCTTCACAGTGATTCACTATGCACAGGAAGTGAATTCTG GCGGGTTCAACGCCTACGATTTTGGAAAGGAGGACAATCAAGAGATTTACGGAAGCGACCATCCACCTCCGTACTCCCTGGCTGACGTGACTGTTCCAGTCTCTCTTTACTGGGGTCAGAACGACTGGCTGGCACAACCCGCT GACATCTTGACTCTTTTGACGAGATTGCCGAATGTCTATGATAACTATGAGGTGCCCTATCCAAATTGGAATCATTTGGATTTTCTCTGGGGCATCGATGCCAACACTTTGGTCTACCCTCAGGTCATCAGCAATATGGCCAGAGCTGAAGCCGAATTTGGAGGCGTCAAATCCTAA
- the LOC131878108 gene encoding uncharacterized protein LOC131878108: MADKMKLIYFNSRGRAEPIRYIFAQAGADYEDCRLNKEQWAELKPKIPFGQIPVLEYKGEYIGQSMVIARFVARELNLAGKDNLTTAKADFVVDCLTECFNKAIPIVFEQDEAKKKESMEKFFDEDFKTFVEHLTSYMKANKGSYLTGAELTYADLVFASVMEALDGEVGEICKKMAPELGQLMNKINELPNIKKWRETRPQDHEYVRRDLPAQASTTITYIMPAKMKLIYFNSRGRAEAIRYIFAQAGVEYEDCRLEKEEWVELKPKIPFGQCPVLEYKGEYIGQSMAIARFVARELNLAGKDILTTAKADFIVDCITDCFNKAIPIFYEQDETKKKEMAAKFFNGDFKTFLEYLTSYMKANKGAYLTGSELTYADLVFASILETFEGSVGDSWKKMAPELGQLSDKINNLPNIKKWRESRPKTER; the protein is encoded by the exons ATGGCCGACAAAATGAAGCTGATCTATTTCAATAGCCGTGGTCGAGCTGAGCCTATTCGGTATATATTCGCTCAAGCCGGCGCTGATTACGAGGATTGCCGGCTGAACAAGGAACAGTGGGCCGAACTCAAACCAA AAATCCCATTTGGACAAATCCCTGTCTTGGAATACAAGGGCGAGTACATCGGGCAATCCATGGTCATCGCTCGATTTGTGGCCCGTGAATTGAACTTGGCCGGCAAGGACAACCTGACCACGGCTAAGGCTGACTTCGTTGTGGATTGTCTCACTGAATGCTTCAACA AGGCCATACCTATCGTCTTTGAACaagatgaagcaaaaaagaaagaatcaaTGGAGAAATTCTTCGACGAGGATTTCAAGACTTTCGTGGAGCATCTCACGTCTTACATGAAGGCCAACAAAGGAAGTTATCTGACGGGAGCAGAG CTCACCTACGCTGATTTAGTGTTCGCCAGCGTAATGGAAGCCCTCGATGGAGAAGTTGgtgaaatatgcaaaaaaatggcccCAGAGTTGGGTCAGCTGATGAACAAGATCAACGAACTACCGAACATCAAGAAATGGAGGGAGACAAGACCTCAAGATCA CGAGTACGTCCGCCGTGATCTACCGGCTCAAGCAAGT ACAACCATTACTTACATCATGCCCGCTAAGATGAAATTGATCTACTTCAATAGCCGAGGTCGAGCTGAAGCAATTCGCTATATCTTTGCTCAAGCCGGAGTGGAATATGAGGATTGCCGGCTCGAAAAGGAGGAATGGGTGGAACTCAAGCCAA AAATCCCGTTTGGTCAATGTCCTGTCTTGGAATACAAGGGAGAGTACATCGGTCAATCCATGGCCATTGCTCGATTTGTGGCCCGAGAGTTGAACTTGGCCGGTAAAGATATCCTGACCACGGCCAAGGCTGATTTCATCGTGGATTGTATCACCGATTGCTTCAACA AGGCCATTCCAATTTTCTACGAACaagatgaaacaaagaagaaagagatggCCGCAAAATTCTTCAATGGAGATTTCAAGACCTTTTTGGAATATCTCACTTCGTACATGAAGGCCAACAAGGGCGCCTATCTGACTGGATCCGAG cTCACCTACGCCGATTTGGTGTTTGCCAGCATTCTCGAAACATTTGAAGGATCAGTGGGTGACtcgtggaaaaaaatggcccCAGAATTGGGTCAGCTTTCCGACAAGATCAATAACCTGCCCAATATCAAGAAATGGAGGGAGTCCAGACCCAAGACCGAGCGTTAA